The following nucleotide sequence is from Pseudonocardia abyssalis.
AGGTCTGCGTCGCGTCGTAGGGCGCGATCAGCGGGGAGAACACCGCGACCACCACGAACACCCCGACGATCACCGCACCGGTGATCGCCACGGGATCGCGGCGCAGCCTGCGGAACGCCTCGGAGGTGAGGCTGCGGCCGCCGGCGAGGTCGTCGACCCGCTTGCGCTTGCGCTGGAGCAGCGTGGTCATCAGGAGAGCCTCACCCGCGGGTCGATGATCGCGTACGAGAGGTCGACGAGGAGGTTCACGAGCACGTACACCAGGGCCCCCAGCAGCAGGATCGCCTGCAGCCGCGGGTAGTCCCGCAGCGTGATGGCGTCGGCGAGCAGGGTGCCGATGCCGCCCCAGACGAAGACCCGCTCGGTGAGCACGGCCCCGGCGAGCAGCAGGCCCACCTGCAGGCCGATCGTCGTCGACACCGGGAGGAGGGCGTTGCGCAGCACGTGCCGTCCGCGGACGGTGCCCGGCGCGAGGCCCTTCGAGTTGGCCGTGCGCACGAAGTCCGCCCCCAGCACCTCCAGCACCGACGCCCGCGTGATGCGGACGATCACCGCGAGCGGGATCGTGGCCAGCGCGACGGCCGGGAGCACGAGGTGCGAGAGCGCGTCGAGGGCCGCGTCGAACTCGCGGGTGAGCAGGCCGTCGAGCACGGCGAACCCGGTGACGTCGGTGGCGTCCACCGCGACGGACTGGCGCCCGGACGGCGGGAACAGCCCCAGCTCGACCGCGAACACGGCCTTGAGGATGTAGCCGAGGAAGAACACCGGGACCGCGACGCCCACCAGCGTGCCGATCACGGTGGAGACGTCGAGCGGGCCGCCGCGCTTGCGGGCGGCCAGGTAGCCGAGCGGGATGCCCAGCAGGACCGCGATCAGCAGCGCCGCGACGGACAGCTCGATCGTGGCCGGCAGCGCCCGCCCGATCTCGGTGAGCACGGGCTCGCCGGTGATGGTCGACGTGCCGAAGTCCCCCGTGACCACCCGGCCCAGGAACTGGGCGTACTGCACCGGGATCGGCTGGTCGAGCCCGAGCACCCGTTCCAGGTTGGCGACGGACTCCGGCGTGGCGCGGTCGCCGAGGAACGCCGTGGCCGGCCCGCCCGGCAGGCTGCGCAGCCAGGCGAACACGAGCACCGACAGCAGCAGCAGGGTCGGGATCACCTGCAGCAACCGCCGCACGATGAAGCGCAGCACGAGCCCCCCTCTCTCCCCCTGTGGACGCACGAGGGTGGCACCGCCGCGTTCGGCGGTGCCACCCGGGTGTCGTCCGTCAGTTCTTGCTGACCGTCAGGAAGCGCTCGTCGGTCAGCGGGGAGGGGATCAGGCCGGTGACGGCCTCGGAGACCACGACGGCGGGCGGCGAGCTGGAGATCGGGATCGCCGGCAGGTACGCCATGATGTCGCGGTTGACCTGCTCGTAGGCCGCGTCCTTGGCCGCGGGGTCCACCGTGGCGTCGGCCGCGGTGATCGCACCGAACAACGCGTCGTTGGTGAAGCCGAACTCCGGCTTGGCCGCACCGAAGAAGGTGCCGACGAAGTTGCCGGCGTCGTTGTAGTCACCGGTCCAGCCGATGATGTGCAGGTCGTGCACACCGTTGACGTTCACGGAGTCGAGGTAGCCGCCGGCCCAGGGCTGCGCCACCGCGTTCACCGTGATGCCGACCTGGCGGAGGTTCTCCGACAGGGCCGTGAAGATGTTGGTCGGGTTCGGCATGTACGGCCGGGTGACCTCGGTCGGGTAGTAGAAGTTCAGGGTCAGGTTCGACTGCCCGGCCTCGGCCAGGAGCTGGCGGGCCCGCTCGGGGTCGTACGGGATCGCCTGGATGTCGTCGGCGTAGCCCGCGACGGTGTCGGGCATGAACTGGGTGGCGACCGAGGCACCCTCGGGAAGCTGGTTGCGCACCAGCGACTCCCGGTCGAGCGCGAACCCGATGGCCTGGCGGACGCGGACGTCCTGCAGCGCCGGGTTGTTCTTCTGGTTGATGCCGAGGTAGAGGACGTTGAACGGCGGGCGCACGAGGACCTGGTTGCCGTCGGCCTCCAGACCGGCCCAGTCGGCCGGGCTCGGGAGGTCGTAGCCGTCGATCGTGCCGGCCTGGAGTTCCTGGCGGCGGGCGTTCTCGTCGGGGATGACGCGGAAGATCAACCGGTCCAGCAGCGCGGGCTCGCCCCAGTAGTCGTCGTTGCGCACCAGCGTGATGGTGCCGCCGGCGCGGTCGTAGCTCTCGAACTTGAACGGGCCGGTGCCCGTCGGGTGCTCGGTGGCGTACGCGCTGTAGGTGAACGCCTCGCCGCTCTGTTCGATCGTGTCGGCGTCGTACTGCTGCAGCGCGGTGGGGCTGGAGATCGACAGCGAGGTCAGGCCGAACGCCGCCGGGAACGCACCCTTGTTGCGGTTGAGCTTGATGACCGCGGTGGACGCGTCGGGTGCCTCGCACGAGTTGTAGACGGGGTCACCGCCACCGGCGAGGTTGTTGGCGTAGCCGCCGAACGTGTCGGTGTAGTAGATCGCCTGGCTCTGCGCGGCCTCGTTGGGCAGGTTGAACCAGCGGTCGAAGTTGAAGCAGACCGCCGCGGCGTCGAACGGGGTGCCGTCGTGGAACGTGACGCCCTCGCGGAGCGCGAACGTCCACTCCGTGCCCTCGGCGTTCGGCGTCCACTCGGTGGCCAGCCCGGGCGCGAGGTCGGAGGTGCCCTGCGCGTAGGTGATCAGCGTGTCGAACATCTGCCGCGCGGGGCGGAAGGTCTCGCCGTCCGTGGCGAAGATCGGGTCGAAGTTGTCGGGCGCACCGGGCGCACCGAACACCATCGTGCCGCCGGCCTCGCCGGAGCCACCAGCGGCGGCACCGTCGTCCCGTTCGGACGTGGCGCAGGCGGCAAGGGTCACGGCGAGCAGGCCTGCTGTCAGGGCAGCGGACAGTCGACGGGCAGATCTCATGGACGGCACCTCTTCGTAGGAGACCCGCGAACGGTAATGGGGCCTCGTACTCAGCGGTAGGCGTCAGAGTCACGGTTGGGCCACGACCGCGCCGCTCCTGTGACCAGATGACGCCGTTCCGTCACGCCGGGTCGAACTCCCCCGCCTTCACCCCGCGGACGAACGCCGTCCACTCGTCGTTGGTGAAGGTGAGCGTCCGGGACCGATCGGCGTCCTTGGTGTCGCGCACGATCACCGAGCCGTCGGGCGACTGCCCGACCTCGACGCACTCACCGAGGTTGCAGAAGCTGCTGGTGCGGAACTCGATCATCTCGGCGACTGGCCCTTCGAGCGGGGAGCGTGCTTGTCGAGGTAACGACCGATCAGGGCCAGTGATGCGGTCTCCGTGAGCGCGTGGTCCAGTGCGTCGGCGAGCACATCCTGGTACAGCTCCACATCGGACTCCGCATCGAGGTAGCTGTCGCCCGCGTGACCCTCGACGAAGACGACGTCCGAGCCCATCGACCGGGGGATCTGGAGCAGGACGAAGCGGCCGGCGTGGGCCCGGAGCATGCCGACGTCGAAGGGCAGGACGCGGATCGTCACCGTCTCCAGGGAGGCCGCCGAGATCAGGTGCGCCAACTGCTCGGCCATCACCTCCGCGCCGCCGACGGGCCGGTTCAGCACAGCCTCGTCGAGCAGTGCGACCAGACGCAGAGGCGCGGGATCGACACGCCGCAGCGCCTCCTGCCGCCTCAGCCGCAGAGTCACGAGCCGGTCGATCTCGGCCGGGAGGTGGTGCGGGAGCAGCGCCGACAGGACGGTCCGTGCGTAGGCGGCGGTCTGCAGCAGGCCACTGACGACGGTGAGGTCGAACGAGCTCTCCACGGCGGCGTCGTTCTCCAAGGCGGCGTACCGACCGGGGGCGTCGAGCACGTACCGCTCGGGCGCGACGCCGTCGGTCAACGGCTCCCACCACCCGTGCTGCCGCCCGTCCTTCACCAGTCGCAGCAACATGTCCTGCTCGGTCTCGGAGGTGACGCCGTAGATGCGCATCAGCTCGCGGACGTCGGGGACCTTGGGCACGCCCTTGCCGGTCTCCAGCCGCGAGATCTTCGACGTGGAGCAGGTCATCAGCTCGGCGACGTCGTCGAGCGTCAGGCCGGTCTTGGCCCGGAGTCGTCGCAGCTCGGCACCCAGGCGACGACGGGAGCCGATCGGGCTCTGAGGTGCGGCCATGTCCCCTTCCCGGTTGCTGCACTGGAGTGAACGAAGGCGCTTTGCAATTGCACCAGGAACTGTCTTCGGGCAATCTAAGCATCAGCACCCGCAGTGGCGAAGCCGCCACACCGGGTGGCTGACATCCCCTCCAGGGAAGGAGGCCGACGTGACCGCTCACCAGCCGCACGCGCCCCGACCCGTCTCCGCCCCGACGGAACGCCCGCACCCCGGACTCCGTCGCCCGTCCCGGCCCGCACCGGGAACCTCCGACGCCCGGCGACCGCCGGTGCACAGTCGTCCACGGGAAAGGAGCACGTCGATGTCCGCCAAGAAGATCCGCCGATCGGCCGCGATCCCCGGGAGGTGGTCCCCGTGACCGTCGCCCTGATCATCGTCGGAGTCGGCATCATCGGACTCATCGCCGTCGTCGTCGGCATCGTCGACGCGGCCCAGGCCTCGGCCTGGCGCGAGATCGCGGCGCAACGCCGCGAGCAGTGGCTCCACCGTCAGCCCGAGTTCCACGGCGTCGACCCCGACGCCCGGGACGAGGACTGACCCTCCCCGCGGCCGGTCCCGGGGGGCGACCGGGCCAGGAGCCGGCCGTCGCGTCCCGCTACAGGGCGCGGCGGCCGGACAGGGCCCGGCCGAGAGTGAGCTCGTCGGCGAACTCGAGGTCGCCGCCCATCGGCAGACCCGACGCCAGGCGGGTGACCGACAGCCCGGGGAAGTCCCGCAGCAACCGCACCAGGTAGGTGGCCGTCGCCTCGCCCTCGGTGTTGGGGTCGGTCGCGATGATCACCTCGGCGATGTCGGCCTCGTCCGACGCCGGCCCGGTGCCGCCGAGCCGGGCGAGCAGTTCCCGGATGCGCAGACCGTCCGGCCCGATGCCGGCCAACGGGTCGAGCGCCCCGCCGAGCACGTGATAGCGCCCCTTGAACTCGCGGGTCCGCTCCACCGCCAGCACGTCCTTGGGCTCCTCCACGACGCAGACGATCGTGGGGTCGCGCCGGGCGTCGGCGCAGTAGCGGCAGCGCTCGTCGGCCGAGACGTTGCCGCAGAGGTCGCAGAACATGACGCCCTGCTTGACCTTCTGCAGCACCTCCTGCAGCCGGGACACGTCCACCGGGTCGGCCGCGAGCAGGTGGAACGCGATGCGCTGCGCGCTCTTCGGCCCGACCCCGGGCAGCCGGCCCAGCTCGTCGATCAGGTCCTGGACCGGCCCTTCGAACATCTCAGGCGCCGGGCAGCCCGAGGCCGCCCATCCCGCCGGCGAGCGGGCCCATCTTCTGCGCCTGCATCTCCTGGGCCGCGCGGGCGGCGTCGTGCAGGGCGCCCACGATCAGGTCCTGCAGCGTCTCCACGTCGTCGGGGTCGACGACCTTCGGGTCGATCTTCACCGAGTTCACCTGCCCGGCCGCCGTCATCCGCACGTGCACCAGCCCGTTGCCGGCCTGCCCGAGCACCTCGGCGGTGGCCAGCTCGGCCTGCGCCGACATGAGCTGCTCCTGCATCTGCTGCGCCTGCTGCATGAGCTGCTGCAGGTCGAGATCCCCCGGGTTCACGGCTGCTCCATGGGTAGGTCGGCTGGAGACTCCAGCCTACGGTGGGGCTCAGGTTGCGCGCCGGTAGACCACCCGCGCCACGATCTCGATCGCCAACACCCCCACCGCCGCGACGGCGAGGCCGGTGAGCATCGTCGGCGTGTGTCCGGGATCGAGGTCCCAGAACCCCTGCCCGAAGAAGATCGGCAGGAACAGTGCGTAGCAGAACGCGGCGATCGTGAACCCGATCATCACGACCTTCCACCACACGAACGGCCGGGCGACGACCACCAGCACCCATGTCGCGACGACGAACAGGGCGAGCACCGCCGCCGTGCTGTGCTGGACCTCGGTGGCTCCCGTGTCGCCGCGGACGAGCAGGTAGGTCACGAACGTCACCAGGCCCGCGACGATCCCGGACGGAACCGACAACCGCAGCACCCGGCGCACGAACCCGGTGCGGGCCCGCTCGGCATTCGGGGCGAGCGCGAGGAAGAACGCGGGGATGCCGATCGTCAGCGAACCGATCAGCGTCAGGTGCCGCGGCAGGAACGGGTACGGCACGCCGAGCGCGCCGATCGCGATGGCCAGGAACACCGAGTAGACGGTCTTGGTGAGGAACAGGTTCGAGACGCGCTCGATGTTGCCGATCACCCGCCTGCCCTCGGCGACGACGTACGGCAGCGTGGCGAAGGAGTCGTCGAGCAGCACGATCTGGGCGACGGCGCGCGTGGCCGGGCTGCCCGACCCCATCGCCACCCCGATGTCGGCGTCCTTGAGGGCGAGCACGTCGTTGACGCCGTCGCCGGTCATCGCGACGGTGTGCCCGCGCTGCTGCAGCGCGCCGACCATCTCCCGCTTCTGCGCCGGCGTGACCCGCCCGAAGACCGTGCCGGCCTCCAGCCGGTCGGACAGGTCGGCGTCGGTGAGCGTGCGGGCGTCGACGGGGGCGTCGGCGCG
It contains:
- a CDS encoding ABC transporter permease, yielding MLRFIVRRLLQVIPTLLLLSVLVFAWLRSLPGGPATAFLGDRATPESVANLERVLGLDQPIPVQYAQFLGRVVTGDFGTSTITGEPVLTEIGRALPATIELSVAALLIAVLLGIPLGYLAARKRGGPLDVSTVIGTLVGVAVPVFFLGYILKAVFAVELGLFPPSGRQSVAVDATDVTGFAVLDGLLTREFDAALDALSHLVLPAVALATIPLAVIVRITRASVLEVLGADFVRTANSKGLAPGTVRGRHVLRNALLPVSTTIGLQVGLLLAGAVLTERVFVWGGIGTLLADAITLRDYPRLQAILLLGALVYVLVNLLVDLSYAIIDPRVRLS
- a CDS encoding ABC transporter substrate-binding protein, yielding MRSARRLSAALTAGLLAVTLAACATSERDDGAAAGGSGEAGGTMVFGAPGAPDNFDPIFATDGETFRPARQMFDTLITYAQGTSDLAPGLATEWTPNAEGTEWTFALREGVTFHDGTPFDAAAVCFNFDRWFNLPNEAAQSQAIYYTDTFGGYANNLAGGGDPVYNSCEAPDASTAVIKLNRNKGAFPAAFGLTSLSISSPTALQQYDADTIEQSGEAFTYSAYATEHPTGTGPFKFESYDRAGGTITLVRNDDYWGEPALLDRLIFRVIPDENARRQELQAGTIDGYDLPSPADWAGLEADGNQVLVRPPFNVLYLGINQKNNPALQDVRVRQAIGFALDRESLVRNQLPEGASVATQFMPDTVAGYADDIQAIPYDPERARQLLAEAGQSNLTLNFYYPTEVTRPYMPNPTNIFTALSENLRQVGITVNAVAQPWAGGYLDSVNVNGVHDLHIIGWTGDYNDAGNFVGTFFGAAKPEFGFTNDALFGAITAADATVDPAAKDAAYEQVNRDIMAYLPAIPISSSPPAVVVSEAVTGLIPSPLTDERFLTVSKN
- a CDS encoding DUF397 domain-containing protein — its product is MIEFRTSSFCNLGECVEVGQSPDGSVIVRDTKDADRSRTLTFTNDEWTAFVRGVKAGEFDPA
- a CDS encoding helix-turn-helix domain-containing protein gives rise to the protein MAAPQSPIGSRRRLGAELRRLRAKTGLTLDDVAELMTCSTSKISRLETGKGVPKVPDVRELMRIYGVTSETEQDMLLRLVKDGRQHGWWEPLTDGVAPERYVLDAPGRYAALENDAAVESSFDLTVVSGLLQTAAYARTVLSALLPHHLPAEIDRLVTLRLRRQEALRRVDPAPLRLVALLDEAVLNRPVGGAEVMAEQLAHLISAASLETVTIRVLPFDVGMLRAHAGRFVLLQIPRSMGSDVVFVEGHAGDSYLDAESDVELYQDVLADALDHALTETASLALIGRYLDKHAPRSKGQSPR
- the recR gene encoding recombination mediator RecR, producing MFEGPVQDLIDELGRLPGVGPKSAQRIAFHLLAADPVDVSRLQEVLQKVKQGVMFCDLCGNVSADERCRYCADARRDPTIVCVVEEPKDVLAVERTREFKGRYHVLGGALDPLAGIGPDGLRIRELLARLGGTGPASDEADIAEVIIATDPNTEGEATATYLVRLLRDFPGLSVTRLASGLPMGGDLEFADELTLGRALSGRRAL
- a CDS encoding YbaB/EbfC family nucleoid-associated protein produces the protein MNPGDLDLQQLMQQAQQMQEQLMSAQAELATAEVLGQAGNGLVHVRMTAAGQVNSVKIDPKVVDPDDVETLQDLIVGALHDAARAAQEMQAQKMGPLAGGMGGLGLPGA